The DNA segment CCGGCGGGCTGGCCGACCTGGAGCTCGCGGCGCGGCGTGGCGGTTTGGCCCGACATCTCGACAGCCAGCTGCTGTGGCTCGACCCCGAGAGGCGGGCGCGACTCCTGCCCGGCTTGGCCGACCCTGCCGGCGCCCGACATGTGAACTGGGACCGACTGGCTGCCTCGTTGGCGTCGGTGGAGGACGGCGCTATCGACGTGATCGCCGACTGCGGTCGGTTGCGCGCCGAGCACTTCCCGGTCGCCGTCGTCCGGCGGGCTGCCGCCGTGGTCCTGGTCACCGGCTCGACCCTGCGTGCCATGCACGCGGCGACGCAGGCGATCGCCGAGCTCCGCGGAGAAGACGGCCACGTCGGCATGGTGGCCATGCTGGTAGTCGGGCCGGGTGAGCCGTACGGCGAGCGGGAGATCGGCGAGGCGCTAGGTGTTCAGGTCATCGGTTCGCTGCCGCGCGATGCCAAGGCGGGGTCGGTGCTCAGTGATGGTGCGCCGGCCGGTCGGCTGTTCACCCAGTCAGCGCTGCTGCGGGCTGCGCGGACGGTCGCAACCCGCTTGGTGGAGTTCGCCGCGGCGCACGAAACCCGGTTGGCGCCACCGCCACCGCCGGCGCCCGTGCCTGCGCCGGCGACCACGATCGGGGGCAGCCGTGTCCGCTGACCCCACCACCCACCTCCTCCGCGCCGTGGCCGTGCCTCGAGGACCCGACGGATCACCGATCTCGGTGGACTGGACGCTTGTCCGCCGGCTGCACGAGTCGACAGCGGCGGCGCTGGCCGAAGAGCTCAAGCGCAGCCCGGCACTCAGCACGGTGGCGCAGCAGGAGCTGGCCCGCACTCTTGTCCAGGACGGCATCGACGAGCTGGTGCGCGAACGGATGCGCGCCGGCCAAGCGGTGCCCACCCCGGAAGACGAACAGGCGATCGCCGAGGCGGTCTTCGCAGCCCAATTCGGGCTGGGTCGGCTGCAGCCCTACTTGGACGACCCGCTGGTGGAGAACATCGAGGCGCACGGGCACGACAACGTGTGGGTCGGCTATTCCGACGGCCGCGACGTCCGGGTCGATCCGATTGCGGACTCGGACGAGGACCTGGTGCGTCAGCTACAGCACATCGCCGCCCGGCTGGGCCGCTCGGAGCGGACGCTGACCACGGCCAGTCCGCTGCTGACCATGCGGCTGCCGGACGGGTCTCGACTGGCGGCGGTGATCGAGACCGTGCCGCGTCCGCAGTTGGTGATCCGGCGGCACCGGATCCGCGACGTCGACCTCGACGACATGGTGGAGCTGCGGGCGATCGAGCGGCCGCTGGCGGAGTTCCTACGGGCAGCAGTGCGAGCCCGGAAGAACATCGTGGTCACCGGCGCGCAGGGTGCGGGCAAGACGCTGCTGCTGCGAGCGTTGGCAAACGAGCTGCCGGTGAGCGAGAACCTGGCCACGATCGAGAAGCACTTCGAGCTGCTGCTGCACGAGCTGCCCGATCGGCATCCGCGGGTGGTGCCGTTCGAGGCCCGGGAGGGCTCCGGGGAGCGCGGCCCGGACGGCCGCCGCCTCGGCGAGGTGACGCTGACGGAGCTGGTGGAGCAGGCGTTGGTGATGAACGTCAGCCGGGTGTGGCTGGGAGAGGTCCGTGGCGAGGAGGCTTGGCCGCTGATCGAGGTGATGGAGGCCGGCGAGGGCGGTTCGTGCTGCACACTGCACGCCCGCTCGGCACACCACGCGTTCGAGCGGCTGGCCAATCTGTGCATGCGCGGCCGCGCTGCGGTCACCCCGGAGCACGCGTACCGGTCATGTGCGTCGGCGATCGACCTGGTCGTGCACATCACCACTGTGGACGAGCGGTGGATCGGCGGTGAGCGGCAGCGGTTCGTCAGCCAGGTCGTCGAGTGCAACGGCATCGGCGAGGGCGGACGCCCGGCGGTCACCGAGGTTTTCGCTCCGGGACCCGACGGGCGAGCGGTGCCCGAGCATGATCCGGTGGACTTGGCGGACTACGTGCGGGTTGGCTTCGATCCCGACTGGCTGCGAGTCGGCCAGGGACCGTGGGCCAGCACGGTCGGAGGGCCACGGTGAACGGCGTGGGGCTGCTGGCCGGCGTGTGCGGAGCGTTCTTGGTCGCCGGCCTGCTGCTGTTTACCCACGCGCTCACCAGCCCGAAGCCGCCGGCTCGGCCCAAGCGTGGCAGGCCGCGTCCGACGGCCCCGGTGGACCGCCCGGCGGCGCGGCGTCAGCGAAGGCTGTGGGTGGTCGGTGGCGTGGCGGCGGCCGCGGCGTGGATGGTTTCGGGCTGGCCGGTCGGCGGGGTGCTGGTCGGGCTGGCGGTCGTCGGGGTGCCCTGGCTGCTGGCGCAGTTCTCCGCCGGCAACGCCGCGGTGGAGCGGCTCGAGGCGCTGCAGGAGTGGGTGCGCCGCACCTCCGACATCCTGGCTGCGGGCGGTGGGCTGGAGCAGACGCTGATGCGCTCGGCCCGTACCGCACCCGAGCCGATTCAGGTGGAGGTGGTCACCCTGACGGCGCGGCTGCAGGCGCGCTGG comes from the Modestobacter italicus genome and includes:
- a CDS encoding CpaF family protein produces the protein MDWTLVRRLHESTAAALAEELKRSPALSTVAQQELARTLVQDGIDELVRERMRAGQAVPTPEDEQAIAEAVFAAQFGLGRLQPYLDDPLVENIEAHGHDNVWVGYSDGRDVRVDPIADSDEDLVRQLQHIAARLGRSERTLTTASPLLTMRLPDGSRLAAVIETVPRPQLVIRRHRIRDVDLDDMVELRAIERPLAEFLRAAVRARKNIVVTGAQGAGKTLLLRALANELPVSENLATIEKHFELLLHELPDRHPRVVPFEAREGSGERGPDGRRLGEVTLTELVEQALVMNVSRVWLGEVRGEEAWPLIEVMEAGEGGSCCTLHARSAHHAFERLANLCMRGRAAVTPEHAYRSCASAIDLVVHITTVDERWIGGERQRFVSQVVECNGIGEGGRPAVTEVFAPGPDGRAVPEHDPVDLADYVRVGFDPDWLRVGQGPWASTVGGPR
- a CDS encoding type II secretion system F family protein; this encodes MGLLAGVCGAFLVAGLLLFTHALTSPKPPARPKRGRPRPTAPVDRPAARRQRRLWVVGGVAAAAAWMVSGWPVGGVLVGLAVVGVPWLLAQFSAGNAAVERLEALQEWVRRTSDILAAGGGLEQTLMRSARTAPEPIQVEVVTLTARLQARWPTDRALLAFADDLDDAAGDLVVGALLLGAELRGPGLARVLTELAGSLSEEVTMRRKVEADRAKPRANARWLLLITVAAAGLAALNGDYLAPYGTGMGQLVLAAICALIVGCLLWMRRLTVAVPSTRFLVDRDGSRRTELDPEEVPVR